TCCCGTTCGGGAAGGGGCGGAGGAGGCGGTGCTGCAAGGTCTTTTTACCATCAAGAATCCGTCGTCGTTCCCTCTCGCCGACCTCCTCGACGAAGAGGGGAGCGTCCTTGTCGAACGGCGGATCCCCCGAAGCGGCCGGGGACGGGTGGAGGTGAACGGAAGGCTGGTGCCGCTCGATCGGCTCCGCGGGTTGGGTGAGGCGCTCGTCGATTTCCACGGACAGCAGGAAAGGGAGAGCCTTCTCGATCCCGCCCTGCAGAGGGCGTATCTGGACGCCTACGCGGGCGCCGGAGAGGCGCTCGGTGCGTACCGCGCGGCGGCGGAGGCGCTCGGCGAGGCGCGGGCGAAGCGCGCCGGCGAGGAGAAACGGATCGTCGCGGCGCGGGAGAAAGAGGATTTTCTCCGCTGGCAGGCGGAGGAGATCGATCGGACCGGTCTCCGTCCGGGCGAGGAAGAAGAGCTGGCGGAGGAGGCGCGCATCCTCAAACAGGCGGAGCGGATCCGGGAGCTCGTCTATCACGTGCGGGAGTCGCTCCGCGAGGAGGACGGGAGCGCCATGGACCGGCTGGGAGAAGCGGCGGAGAGGTTGGAGCGTTACGCCGACCACGGCGACGCGCCCCGGGAGGCGGCGGAGGCGTGCCGGCGTGCTCTGGCCGAGGTGGAGGAGGCGCTTCTGCAGACCGATCGTCTCGCCGAACGGATCGACGCCCCGGCCGGCGCTCTCGACAGGGCGATGGAACGACTCGAGTCGATCGCCGCGCTGAAGAGGAAACACCGCTCTTCGGTGGAGGAGATCCTGGCGATGCGCGAAAGGATCGCCGCCGACCTGGAGCGGATCGACGCAGGCGAGGAGAGGCTGCGCGTTCTGCATGAGGAGGAGGAGAGGCTCGCCGGGGAGGCCGCTCGGGCGGCGGAGGCGCTCTCGTCGCTCCGCTCGGGGAAGTCGGAGGCGCTCGGCGCGGCGATCGAAACGAACCTGCAACCCCTCGCCCTCCGGGGGGCGCGTTTCACGGTGACGGTGGAGAGGACCGAGGACCCGGAGGGCAAGATCGGGATCGGCGGCAAACGCTTCCGCGCCGGACGGGACGGAATCGACCGCGTGGAATTTCTCTTCGCCGCCAACAAGGGGGAGCCGCTTCTCCCGCTTCGTCGCGTCGCTTCGGGAGGAGAGATCTCGCGGGCGATGCTGGCGATCAAGAGGGTGCTCGCCGATCACGCCCGGGTGCCGACGGCGCTTTTCGACGAGATCGACGCCGGCGTCGGCGGCGACGTGGGAGAGAGGATCGGCGAAGCGCTGGCGGAGGTTGGGGCGCGGCGGCAGGTCCTCTGCATCACCCATCTTCCCGCCATCGCCGGGCGCGCCGACCGCCACCTGCGCGTGGAAAAGAGGGAGGCGGGAGGAAGGACGGTGATCCGCGTGGAGGAGATGGAGGGGGAAGCGCGCGTGGAGGAGATGGTCCGCATGATGGGCGGCTCGGCGCGCCCGGAGGTGAGCGTCCCCCACGCCAAGGAGATCCTCAACAGCGCCCGGAAGGGGCGGCGTCGCACGCGATGAAACGCCATATCCCGAACGGCCTCTCCCTCCTTCGGATTCTGCTCGCCGCGCCCGTGGTCCTCGCGATCCGCGACGGGAGGGATCTCCTCGCCCTCGCTCTTCTCGCCGCGGCGTTTCTCACGGACGGGCTGGACGGGTGGGCGGCCCGCCGCTGGAACGCATCCTCCGAGGCGGGCCGCGTGCTCGACCCCCTCGCGGACAAAGCGCTCGCCGCGGCCGTCGCCGTCTCCCTTTGGCTCTGGCGCGGCCTCCCCTTCTGGTTTCTCGCGGCGGTGCTCGCCCGGGATCTTCTGATCCTCGCCGGCGGCGCCCTCGTGATCCGACGCGCCGGTCGCGTCCCCGCCTCCCGCCTTCCGGGAAAGGTCGCCTTCAACGCCCTCGCCGCCGTTCTTTTCCTTTGGATCCTCCCTCTCCACGCCGCCCGTCCCTACGCACTCGCCGCGGGAACCGCCGCGCTGGTCCTCTCCTTCCTCCTCTATCTCCGGGTCTTCCTCGCGATCCGCGCGGGGCGGGAGAGGACCTGAAGGAGATTTCTACTCCGGGTTTTTATTAAGGACATAAACCGAACCGGTGATCCTCGCCTGCGAGGGAACGCGCCAGGCCGGGAGTAGATCGAAGGCGCGGCGGTGTCCCAAGACGCGGGCGAGACGGAACCGCGACCGCAGGGGATGCCGTTCCCACCGTAACGGATTGTCGCCGTAGACGCCGATGACGGCGGCGTCCGGAACGGGATCTCCCTCGGACCATGCGGAGAGGTTCAGCCATCTTCCGCGAAGAAGGGGAAGGGGGGGCGTGTCCCGCGGGTCCGGTCTCCCCTCGAAGGGGTACCCGAAGAAGCCGATCGTCGTGGAATCCCGCCACTCCGTCTCCTCGATCCAAGCCCGAGTGGGCGCCAGCCATTCCCGGTCGTCGATTACCTCCCAGGCGAAAAGGACGGCGCTCCCCAAGCCGAGGGCGAAGAGGAGCGAGAGAAGGAGGACCGAAACCGTCGCGCCGCCCT
This Candidatus Eisenbacteria bacterium DNA region includes the following protein-coding sequences:
- the recN gene encoding DNA repair protein RecN is translated as MLRELRIDDFALVDRLALRFGPGFNVITGETGAGKTVLFEALALLLGRKGARPPVREGAEEAVLQGLFTIKNPSSFPLADLLDEEGSVLVERRIPRSGRGRVEVNGRLVPLDRLRGLGEALVDFHGQQERESLLDPALQRAYLDAYAGAGEALGAYRAAAEALGEARAKRAGEEKRIVAAREKEDFLRWQAEEIDRTGLRPGEEEELAEEARILKQAERIRELVYHVRESLREEDGSAMDRLGEAAERLERYADHGDAPREAAEACRRALAEVEEALLQTDRLAERIDAPAGALDRAMERLESIAALKRKHRSSVEEILAMRERIAADLERIDAGEERLRVLHEEEERLAGEAARAAEALSSLRSGKSEALGAAIETNLQPLALRGARFTVTVERTEDPEGKIGIGGKRFRAGRDGIDRVEFLFAANKGEPLLPLRRVASGGEISRAMLAIKRVLADHARVPTALFDEIDAGVGGDVGERIGEALAEVGARRQVLCITHLPAIAGRADRHLRVEKREAGGRTVIRVEEMEGEARVEEMVRMMGGSARPEVSVPHAKEILNSARKGRRRTR
- a CDS encoding CDP-alcohol phosphatidyltransferase family protein — its product is MKRHIPNGLSLLRILLAAPVVLAIRDGRDLLALALLAAAFLTDGLDGWAARRWNASSEAGRVLDPLADKALAAAVAVSLWLWRGLPFWFLAAVLARDLLILAGGALVIRRAGRVPASRLPGKVAFNALAAVLFLWILPLHAARPYALAAGTAALVLSFLLYLRVFLAIRAGRERT